AACTTATTTTAATAGTTTAAAATTAAAAAATTATGATAGAAAATACATTAAATTTTATTAAATCTTTATTATTCAAAATGATTAATTGCTATATATATTTTAGCCATATTAGGAAATTTTGTAATTTTTATTTAAGGAAATAATAAAGAACATTAATAATGAATTTAATTATGGTTATTTTAATAAAAAAACTTATTATATAATTAAATGGACCAACATATTTTTCTAATGATTCTAAGAATCATCTTAGTGATGACACGTGACTATCAAAAAAAGTTGTAATGTTTCTCAAATAATATAGAGGGGATACATATTGAAACTAGAAGTAGTACGATATATTAGTAAATTTATTTACCTTCTATATATGACGATAATATTTTCACAGACAAAAATTTCAGTTAAACATATACTATTAAATAAATACGAACGAGAACATCCACTGGCCTCGATATTCACAAATTCTTTAGTTAGGGCTTATACACATGATTAACTTATGATGCTATTTTTCGTAAGACTAGTGAAAAGATAAAGTTCTACTACTGTTAAAATATTTTAGGAAATGAGTGATTTTTATAGAAAACAAAAAGGAGAATGCAATGAGTGATCGTTTTCTGTGAAAATCGATTGTTGTAAGTGAAAATTAAATTAGTTAACGATCACTACAGATATAATGGGACATGTTTTTCATCATGCAATAAACTTCTGTGTGTAACAATTGTTTTTATTTTTCTCAAAAAGAAAACAATTGTTTTTATTAATTTTGAGTAATTGACAAGATATATGTATATCGAATGTGGATGGCCTCTACTTCAAATTATAAGAATACCGTGGAAGGCCTCTACTGGATGCAAAATAAAGTAACTGGGACATGCTTGGATTATATATGGTCTAAACTCTAAAGATTTATCTAAGAGCATCTCCAACTTATTGCTATTTTTATTTCTATTATAATATTTAGAATCAATTTCACTACAACCATTGCTATTTATCTTTATAAAATAGAAATTGCTATTTTTTTATGGGGAAAAAATATCAATTTTTATTTTTACTCTATATTTTAAAGATTGTTATTATAAAAAAATACACTGGAGCAAACTCCATCTCTATTATAGAGATCATCTATTTTAGAGGAGAATACATCAAAATAGATCCTAGATGATCTAAGCATAAACTGTTTGATCCAAAAACACATATATAATGAAGAATCTTTTTTTATAAGAACACATCGTAAACAGTTTTTCGTTATTACGAATAACTAAAAGAGAAAACAAAACTGGAAGCGAAAGTTGACCCCGAAAAAATTGGAAGAGATAATTACAATATAATTAGAGCTATAGAATAACCCAAAATCCCATTAAAAGAAGCAAGGGCTAAAAATAAACTTTTCAAGGATATCAATAATTTAATTTCTTTAAAAAAAGATTAATAACTTTGGCTGTCAATTCTTTGTCACCGGAACATGGTCTGAAAAAAGCGATTAGCTGGACCGATCACAATCCATTTCATCCTTTTTCCTCGCATAGGCATACCGTTCGTCCTTTTAAAGTCAATAAAATCCAAATAAATAAAAACTTTTACAGAAATAATCAATATGTTGTTAAGTTTTAGTAAGAAAAAGAAAAAGTGAAGTTCTAAATTATACATGACGTATATGATCTCTAGGTACATGAAATAACCATAATTTTAGATAATTTTATTGAATTTAAAGCTGGCAGACAGAGAGAACCATCACACTCCTCTCTCTTTCTTACATTCCCACAAGCTTCCAAACAAAGAGAATTAGTGGAAAGTATGATTTGCAGAGGAATCATTCTCTTCCTCGTCCTCTCTCACTCACAACCCTACACACATATCATATAATTTTAAAAGTACCATTTATAAAATATTTGTAATAAAGAGAAGAGAAATAACTAAATAAACAAAACTCTTATCTTCTTCATGAGAATCATTTCCTCTCCACAAAACCATGCCTTCTTAAAGCTCTCTTCTAATTTTTCTCAATAATCCATCCATATATGGCTTCATGCTGAGATCATATGACCAATATGGTTCCTCTTGAACCCTCACCTCTTTACGGCGTTTTCAGCTACGGCGTTTGCAGCAGCGGCGGAGGCGGCTTCAGGGAGGCGGTGATGATGAGAGAAGCAACAATAAACAATCAAAATTCTAGTGGAGAAACATGTTCCGTCTCCGATCCAATAGCAGCTTCTAATGAATATTATTATAACATATCTTCTCATCCGGCCAACAAAGACGACGGATCCGCCTCCAAGAACGACGTCGTTGCGTCTACTAACATAGAAGACGGTAACAGAGACAAATCTTGGCTCCGCTTAGGTATAGGCCCTGAGGAAAACAATAACGCGACATCATATAAGATCCAACGTCGTTGTGGCAAAAACGCAAGTGGAAGAGAAAATTCGTTAGACCTCAGTTTGTTTACCTCATCCTCAACCGCGGCAGGAGCGGTTAGAAGTAAAGTAGATCACCCGCAGCCGCCACATTCTCATCATGAGTTGCTCACGATGCGGGGAGCGTCTTTGGTTTACGATCACCAGTTATTTCGGCCTCAAACGTTACTAAACCGCGGCTATTCGTTTCCATTTTCAAAGCCATCGATACCTCAATATACGGCGCCATTTAGACCGTCATCAATAGGAATGATGAGTGAGCGTGACGTTACTATCAGTAATAGCTTTACAAGGAGTTGGTGTGAGGAGGAGGGAGGAGCTGGACCAAGCTCGGAGTTTAGGGTTATTGATCCTCCAAAAAGACCACATTCTGGTCTTTGGTTTCTTCTCCAAGCTTCGCAATTTCAGTAATTAAGACCTCTCTTGCATTTTCTTTAATCCTTTCTCAGTTTGGTTCAATTTTATTAGGTGAAACTCGATCATTCTTTTTTAAACAGTGTATATATTTGATAAAATTTGATTTGTGAACGCAGGGAAAAGAAACCGTTCTTACATCAAGTAAACAAAAGCTACTTGAGAATCAAGTAAGTCTTTATTTGTCTCATGCATTATTGAAACTTATTTGTTTACGGAAGTTACTAAGATTGTTTCTGTTATATTCTTATTTTTTGAAAACAATTTAAATTTGCATGGATAAGAGATGGGAGAATCACAGTTAGATTGCTAATTAAGTACCTTATGACGAAGCTTCAGTTGGATATCGAGTCTGAGGTAAATACCTAAAGTTTTATAACTCTTTTATATATGTTTTTAATCTTCTAAGTTTTGTGGATATGAAATGAAAACGACATTACAACTCAATCCCCAACTTGTTAGGTCACACGTCTGATGTCATGGTGTCGTAATTTATATAACTTAGTTCAAATAAATCTTAGCTAGATATATTCAAACTTTAGTAATATAGGCTAGGTGATGATGTTACAAAAAAAAGGGCTAGGTGATGAAACCACTTTCTCTGAATATTAGGGCTACACGACATCCTTAATTTGGCGCAAATCTAATTAATAATCATGAATAATCTAGGGTTCGGATTTTTGAATCTGATTCCTTCTGTGCTCAATCAATCAATTTCAAAACGAATTATACATTATTTTTGCTTAATGATTCATCAAAAGATTTGTTTCTTAAGTAACTCTTCATTACTAAGAAATTTGATCACCCAAAAAATTCCTCCATCTATCTCATTTGACAAAAATAGTGCTTAATTGTACTGATCACTTCTCGAAGTACCCACTACCTTATAAATAATTATTATCATTACTGGTGTTAATTATATTGTATATTCTCATAGGAAACTGGAAAACGAGAGGGGAACTATTTAACTGGCCTTTTCATGAGTTTCAGGCTATAACATAGTTATTGGTAATAATTTATAATAATGCTATTTGTGGAATAAAACAAGTCTGGGTCATCAGGCATGCTTGCTTTGAGAATAGTATAAACCAGAAAATAAAGTATATCTTAATGCAACCTCAAAAAGCTTACAAGCGTATGTGAATGCGTAGATGCTCTCGTTATCAGAATTGACATTAATCCAAGTATATTATGTTCCTATGGAGTCTAGATAGGCTCACAAATACATATCCATGCGCAAAGAATCAACTGCATGCGTAGGTGTGCTTGCATGTGTATACACATAGTATACATTCGATCTACCAGGTTCAGAAAGCTGCCGTTTAGATATTAGGTGGTGAAACACAAATTTTGAGTTTCACCTTAATTGGACGAGACAAGCTAATCGACTCGGCTAGGTACCTAATTTATCATATACATGATTTTTATTCTACATTACAAAAGAATGTAACTTTCTAAAACACTAGTTGAGTAAATTAACGTCTTAGCATCCTTCTACGTGGTCATACGTACGGGTAAATCTTCTTAAAATTTTAGTTGTGTTATCTCGTTGATGATTGGATGACGTCTTGATTGTTGAGATTAGAGATCAGTGTCTGTCTACTAAGACGCACTCTATCAGACTTTGGATAATAAATAGTGTGATTTTAGTTCATTGATGATTTGATGTCGTCTTGATTGTTGAGATTAGAGATGAGCTTCTACAAAAACGCACACTTTCATCATAGTTTAGATAACAAGTAGTATGATTTTTGATTTAAAACAAAAGACTTCAAAATTGTCTAGCACCAGTAATTCAATTAATGTAAACGGTAGTAAGAAATTATGGAAAAAATGGTAATAACATAGCCTGAAATTATTTCATAAAAATCAAATTATGAAAAGTTGGATTTCACGCAAAATACAATTAACGATGAAAAATAGCTTTCCGTTTAATGCTGAAGTTTCCATGTTTTAGCTTATTTTCTTGAGAGCATGCATGTCGCCACAAGAATATATATTGATATTTGGTCCGCGCATTGTGACATATAATATTCTTATTCAAATAAGTTTTTGATGAAAAACGTGAATTGAAAGCATTGATGCATGCATGGCTAACTTTGTCTTTTCCATCGAGCCAAAAGAAAATTTATCCCCCACTAACAAGCATATTAAAATTTCCCTAATTAATATTTGGATAGTTTAATAATTTTCCTAGTCAACTAATTAGTTCACAATCCATGTAAAAGTCAATCCAAAATCGGAATGCAAGCATTTTAATTTGACTTTTCTAATCAAGTGATTGGAATAAAAGGTATTGAATTTTCTAAGAATAATAAAATGCCATGAACACTCAACAATGCGTGTAGAAAAAATAGTACGTTAATATCACTTCTAGAAGTAGTGGTCTATATAAACACCAGCTTAAAATATATCCATCTTTCCTCGCGTAACTTAAATTATTTTGGTAACACCATGGGATTTGAAATTTTGCTTGAGATTCTGAATTCATTTTTTTGGTAGCTGTAGCTATGAGCGAAAATTAAAGTTAGGGTTTAAATATTCTGGTACTTTTAACTTCTTTTTAAAGAAAAACGGTTACCTTAACCGACCTAACATGTGTAAAGATAGACGTTTATTTTAAATATGTATCGTAAGATCTTGGCCGTGAAATATCAAGAAAAACAAATCTTGGCCGATATTAGAGAATATATAATGTTTGTAGATTTAAATAAAAAATGTTTTAATAGCTAATCTAAGGTTGGTGTGACCGTATTTGAAGGTATTCCTACTGTTCGATTTTCTTTATGGTGAAATATATGTCATGGTGAAAAACGGGGGAAAAATTACCTAACATTGTCGTCACGCTTATGCTTGCTAAGGTCAGCGATTCTCTTAATTGATCGTCGAATAGCAGAATGTGTATAGATTTTAAACAGGGAGCTTGAAGTTACGTGTAGAATGTCGTATCGCAATCCCAAGTGGTCCACTTTCATGAATGTTGAAAGTTGAAACAAAGATCATCTCCTCACCAACCAATCACGTTCCTACAATAGAGCACAAAATAAACTATTAGTGTTCGAACTTGAATGATTTTTATTCATTACGTACCTTTTAGTTTCAACTGACCGATTTTAGTTCTTTGTTTTCACTTCTTATCTTTGGCGTTAAGTCGAGAAAAGTGGAGATTTTAGTATTAGCCTATTAGGTATACGTTACACTAACTACGTACGTCAACAAACAAAGCACAAGTTTCTTTACATGTTAACAATAAAAAAAAGACTCACAGAGATTTTTTAAAAATGGTTACAGTAGTCATAGACGGAGTAACCCAATAGATTATCTAACCGGTCAAATTTGCAGATCATGTGTGTTATGCATGTACTCTAGTATATCCCCTTTCACACACACGAGCACGTATGTGAATATTTACCATGTGATCTTGACTCTCTCTGGTTTGTTTGATGGTTGCAAACTATGGAAACAGATAGAAATAAGATGCAGAGGGCAACGATTATCGCCGTTGTTGACGATGCAGCATGTAAGAGATACCATATGGAGTCCAAAATCATCATTACCATCATCATCTCCTTCTTTCACTTTGCTTCGGGATTCATCAACTAGTGACCATGTCATGATTTTGCATTATGGTAGGACTGCTTAATGATAAAATTTATTTAATATTTTTTTGCTTTCCGTGTAACATTTTTTTATCATTATGTATTTATCGAGTTCTAAATGTCCCTCTTTTTTTTGTGTGGGTTTTCGATAATATTTGATAGTTCTCTTTTAAAAAAAAAATCAATGGAAGGTGATAGATATTAAACGGTTTGTAAATTTAGTTGACAACAAATAAAAGAAACCTTTATCTACTTCACATAAAAACATTTAGAAATCACACCCTACTGATAAAATTCCTCTAATACCATTATTGTTCACTTGGGATTTCCACTTACACTCTTGGCGGGTTTTTTCCTAGCTGGTCGGTACGGTAGCTACGATGATAGCCCTGCTGGTGATATCTTCGATGAGGTTTCTTCTCGCCACTCCTTTACTCCCCGACTTAATCAAACTTATCTTCCCACAATATTCTTTGATTGGTTCTCTCTCTTTAGTAAAGCAGAATTCGAATGGGTCTCCAGGAAGCTGTAGGCACCGTGCATCTAGGTTTGAGGGCGCCTTTCTCTCGGGTTCGTGGCAACAGTCGGGCCTTCCTGCTCCGTTCCCGTCTCGTTAGTCTGAGTCTGCTTAGTCATCTTCCGTTGCTTTGACTTCATCTCTTGCCTCAATCGAGCTCCCGTCCTTGTATGTTGCTTAGTGTTTAGATTTAATTTTGCAATTCCAATACTAGTCTTTTTGTATTCTCCGTCAAAAATCAAAAATTTTGATATAATAAATTTAACATTTTACTGAAAAAAAAGAAGAAGCAGATTTCGACTCAGGTGACACTCACTAGTTATGAAGTGATCTCTCCATCTTTTTGATATCCCTTTAGATGGTCCGCGAGGGTGCTTGTGAACAGCAACGAGGCTTCTATCACGGACGCAAGGTATGTGGGTCTACTTTGTCTCTTTCATCTCTATCAGTGGAATATTTGAGAGATTGGAGTATTAATAATGTATTATTATATAACACGATGGTTTTGCAGAAAGTAGGACTCCCAAGCCAATTTGCAAGATTTTCAAGAGTTAGTGCTTCACTTTGGTCTTAAAAGTGATTTAGCTTTTGATAATTGCTGATTATGCTCTCAGTAAGTTTAGGAAGGCAAGATTATTGCCTACATAAATGGAGACATTGCAATCATTTAACTAGAAGAAAAAAGCATTCTTCCTAAACTCTTGGAGGAATATGGTTGAGTAAATGTGATTTTTATGGTTGGGAACAGGGAGAGAGCTTTTGGGCTTCTTGGACACTTGTAGGCTAGGAACTTACTCTGTCTCATCCTGAGGGTTTGAAGATTTGTTGGATGATCCTATTAAAACCAATCATAGCTCTTCAATTTATGGTGTTCAAAAAAAAAAAAAAGCTCTTCAATTTATAGACATAACAATGCAAGTAGAAGCTCCTTTTAAATTCTACCCTTCAGTAACACACAACACTCAAATTCCAAGAACATACACATCCTTCCTACAAGGTTCACATCTTTACAAAAAACAAAAAAATCTTTCCGCTTTTTTTTGGCTTTTTCGCCGATTAAATAAAGCCATTCTTAGTGCTAAACTTTTTGCCAAAACCTATTAACATATACATACATAAGCTCAACACATCATATGGTAAAACATCAGAACTCTTCAGGAAGAGGATGACCATCCAAGAACGCTTTGAACAGCACAAGTGATCTCTCAGGCTGTGAGAATGGGACCTCATGTGCAGCTCCTCGCACCGTAGCAAATGACAATACATTTCCATAGACTTGCGTCCACCCACCCACCTGAAACAACAAAACACAATCTGTTAGTTTTGTTCTTTTCTTTTACCATTAGAGACTGATGTTTGTTTTTACCTGTTGTCCTGCAAACCAGACTCTATAAGGCACACTTGTTCTCAGTCCCAACCGTTTAGCCAATCTGCTAACTAAGGTTCTACTTCCTGTCAAAGGGATCACAGAATCTTGATCTCCACTGTTCTTGCAAAAAGAAAAACATCCACCGTTAATTCATCAAAGCAAGTAAAAAAAAAGGTATGACAGAGAGAGACATTGATATCTATTACCTGTAGACAAGAACTGGAACTCCAGCTTCCACAAGGCTCCCTACGATATTAATCGTTGGTTTTTCCACATCAAGCATTTGGTAATCAAGCACACTGTAAACCAAAACACCAGTTCCTTGATGAATAAGCAAACTGTTAGAGAAGAAAGTGACAACTACTTACTTGCTGCAAACTGTCCATTCACGTACTCCAACGAGCCGAGCTTGAAGAGCTTCCTGCACATCTCTTCGGTTTAGATAATTAACCGTCTCATCTTCCACACAGACATCTACTGATTCTCCCACTTGCTGTCCATTCCAAGGAAACCACAAAGTTCATAAACACATCCACATAGCAAATAACAAAGCTTATGTTTCTTGGGACTCACGTTAGGGCTTACGACTTTGGATTGAGATAGCACAGAGGAAATGCAGACATCGAGTGTCACGTCATATTTATCCACAAACCTACTCGTCTCAGTGTTAACTTGGCTCATCACTTTAGAGCAGATACTAGACATTGACCCTCTGTAGTACTCACTCACATAGCGTGAGTAGTTACAGTAAGAAGTGAAGAGTTTGAATGTCGAATCCGATATCAAACCGTGAGACCAGAAGTACTCAGCTCGTGAGTTGAAGTCAGTTGAAAACTCAAGAACGGGATTGCCAATCTACAAAAAAAAAAAAAAGGAATAAAGACAGAATCATATAGACCATAAAGATCATTGGAGGAAGAGATAATGTTTTAAGACTTACAGCAATTCCTCTGAGATTGAACAAATGGTGCTTCTTGTTGTACTGAATCATTAGATCAGCTAACTGGGGAACATAATGGCCTACATTTGCATCAAAACATTAGCCACAAGTACTATGATTGAGAGAAGTGAGGAACAAGAATAAAGTTATTACCAGCATAGCTTTCACCAGTGATGAAGAGACTTCTGTTGAGATAGTGAGGGAACTTGAGGAACCATCTTTCCAAGAACACAAGGTTGTCTCTTGCTGAAGTGAATAAAGAAAAAAAAAAAGACAAAAAGAGAGAAAGTATGTTTGAGATGTGAACAAAACATAAAGAGACAAGAAGAAGAGAATAATAATCTTTCAGATGTGATCTGGAAAAAAGGTTGAATTCTTTTGTTCTTTTTGTCAGTCTTGACACAGAACAAGAAACAAAAGCTGATAAAATAGCTTCAGAAAATATAAATAAATATTAGCTTTTCCTGTAAAAAGGAGAATAAACAGAGAAATGGCATTCACAGGTCACTGTATCATCATCACCATAACAAAATTTCTAATTTTAAAATAAAATAAAAACCAATTTGTAAAAGTTTTTTAAAAGAAACCCTTTTGTGTAAAAGATATCTTTTTGTTGTTGCTGAATTTAGAAAAAGCAAAAACACACAAAAGTATGTGTTTCTTTTCAGTCTAAAATCTAAATCAATAGATTCAGCACAGTTTCTCTGAAGGATTTTGGCTTACAGTGTAATAAAAATCATATCTTCTTAGAAAACAATAAACAGGAATTCGAAAAGGAGAAACTTTAATTTAAATCAAGAAAAGAAAGAAAAGGTTTAGTGAGAGATTAACCAGTGATCTTATCATTCACACTCTCGTACGAAGAGCTCTGAGTTGAATAAGAGAATCCAACTCCAACAGGTGTTTCTAGATACAACATATTAGCCTCTGTAACCACCAAAAAAAAAAAACAAAAATCAAGAATTAACCAAAACTTCAAATGAGGAATCAAGAAGCTTAGTTTAATTTTAATTACCTTGGTTCCAGCTATGTTGATTCTTGACCAAAACTGACCCTTTTGGTCTAAATGGTCCGTTCTCTGAGAATGCACCAACACCCAAAGATGAACATCCAGGTCCTGCATTCAAACCCCACAATTTTTTTCTGATATTTTAAAATAATATAAATGTAAAATTGAAATGAAAACGAACCTCCATTGAGCCAGAGGACGAGAGGCTTAGAGGTGGGCTCAGTTTCAGCTTCAGCGAAGTAGTAAAACAGAGCACTGTGTTTCTTTTCGTCGACGGTGACATAACCAGAGTATTGCTTGAATCCGACCTGGGGTTGACCGGGTAAACGGGTGACCAGATCGGAGTGGGAGAGAACAGTGGCGGAGCTCAGGAAGAAGATTAAGGCAAAGGAGACTGTGAGGCATTGGAGAGAAGGAGG
The DNA window shown above is from Brassica oleracea var. oleracea cultivar TO1000 chromosome C3, BOL, whole genome shotgun sequence and carries:
- the LOC106334508 gene encoding uncharacterized protein LOC106334508 isoform X2 — encoded protein: MTNMVPLEPSPLYGVFSYGVCSSGGGGFREAVMMREATINNQNSSGETCSVSDPIAASNEYYYNISSHPANKDDGSASKNDVVASTNIEDGNRDKSWLRLGIGPEENNNATSYKIQRRCGKNASGRENSLDLSLFTSSSTAAGAVRSKVDHPQPPHSHHELLTMRGASLVYDHQLFRPQTLLNRGYSFPFSKPSIPQYTAPFRPSSIGMMSERDVTISNSFTRSWCEEEGGAGPSSEFRVIDPPKRPHSGLWFLLQASQFQEKKPFLHQVNKSYLRIKDGRITVRLLIKYLMTKLQLDIESEIEIRCRGQRLSPLLTMQHVRDTIWSPKSSLPSSSPSFTLLRDSSTSDHVMILHYAGRYGSYDDSPAGDIFDE
- the LOC106334508 gene encoding uncharacterized protein LOC106334508 isoform X1; the encoded protein is MTNMVPLEPSPLYGVFSYGVCSSGGGGFREAVMMREATINNQNSSGETCSVSDPIAASNEYYYNISSHPANKDDGSASKNDVVASTNIEDGNRDKSWLRLGIGPEENNNATSYKIQRRCGKNASGRENSLDLSLFTSSSTAAGAVRSKVDHPQPPHSHHELLTMRGASLVYDHQLFRPQTLLNRGYSFPFSKPSIPQYTAPFRPSSIGMMSERDVTISNSFTRSWCEEEGGAGPSSEFRVIDPPKRPHSGLWFLLQASQFQEKKPFLHQVNKSYLRIKDGRITVRLLIKYLMTKLQLDIESEIEIRCRGQRLSPLLTMQHVRDTIWSPKSSLPSSSPSFTLLRDSSTSDHVMILHYAGRYGSYDDSPAGDIFDENSNGSPGSCRHRASRFEGAFLSGSWQQSGLPAPFPSR
- the LOC106334508 gene encoding uncharacterized protein LOC106334508 isoform X3 translates to MTNMVPLEPSPLYGVFSYGVCSSGGGGFREAVMMREATINNQNSSGETCSVSDPIAASNEYYYNISSHPANKDDGSASKNDVVASTNIEDGNRDKSWLRLGIGPEENNNATSYKIQRRCGKNASGRENSLDLSLFTSSSTAAGAVRSKVDHPQPPHSHHELLTMRGASLVYDHQLFRPQTLLNRGYSFPFSKPSIPQYTAPFRPSSIGMMSERDVTISNSFTRSWCEEEGGAGPSSEFRVIDPPKRPHSGLWFLLQASQFQEKKPFLHQVNKSYLRIKDGRITVRLLIKYLMTKLQLDIESEETGKREGNYLTGLFMSFRL
- the LOC106328848 gene encoding serine carboxypeptidase-like 45, with protein sequence MSPPPSLQCLTVSFALIFFLSSATVLSHSDLVTRLPGQPQVGFKQYSGYVTVDEKKHSALFYYFAEAETEPTSKPLVLWLNGGPGCSSLGVGAFSENGPFRPKGSVLVKNQHSWNQEANMLYLETPVGVGFSYSTQSSSYESVNDKITARDNLVFLERWFLKFPHYLNRSLFITGESYAGHYVPQLADLMIQYNKKHHLFNLRGIAIGNPVLEFSTDFNSRAEYFWSHGLISDSTFKLFTSYCNYSRYVSEYYRGSMSSICSKVMSQVNTETSRFVDKYDVTLDVCISSVLSQSKVVSPNQVGESVDVCVEDETVNYLNRRDVQEALQARLVGVREWTVCSNVLDYQMLDVEKPTINIVGSLVEAGVPVLVYSGDQDSVIPLTGSRTLVSRLAKRLGLRTSVPYRVWFAGQQVGGWTQVYGNVLSFATVRGAAHEVPFSQPERSLVLFKAFLDGHPLPEEF